A stretch of the Mesorhizobium huakuii genome encodes the following:
- a CDS encoding 4'-phosphopantetheinyl transferase superfamily protein codes for MDDQAACLRLLSRPERDRHDAFKSEPARLQHLAVRGLVRTTLSRYRAIAPEHWRFDANRHGRPFIDDRLGVSGLHFSLSHTHGLVACAIATFAEFGVDAEPRDRDVGLAELAPAVLSPRERARFETMSGQARQDFFFTLWTLKEAYVKARGIGLSLPVKKLELDLEVSPPIAHFGDEIDDDASRWAFRSLRLTDRHIVGIAAAVPDGELEIVPRRTRAINPPLHV; via the coding sequence GTGGACGATCAGGCCGCCTGCCTGCGGCTCCTGAGTAGGCCTGAGCGTGATCGGCATGACGCCTTCAAGTCCGAGCCTGCCCGGCTTCAGCATCTCGCGGTTCGCGGCCTGGTCAGGACCACCCTGTCGCGCTACCGCGCTATCGCCCCGGAACACTGGCGCTTTGACGCCAACCGGCACGGCCGCCCCTTCATCGACGATAGGCTGGGCGTCAGTGGCCTCCACTTCAGCCTGTCCCACACGCATGGCCTGGTGGCTTGCGCGATTGCCACTTTCGCGGAGTTCGGCGTCGACGCCGAGCCGCGCGACCGCGATGTCGGTCTCGCCGAACTGGCCCCGGCGGTCCTTTCACCCCGGGAACGCGCGCGCTTCGAGACCATGAGCGGGCAGGCGAGACAGGATTTCTTCTTCACGCTGTGGACGCTCAAGGAAGCCTATGTGAAAGCGCGCGGCATTGGCCTCTCCTTGCCGGTGAAGAAGCTTGAACTGGACCTGGAGGTTTCTCCGCCCATTGCCCATTTCGGCGACGAGATCGATGACGATGCCTCGCGTTGGGCGTTCCGCAGCCTGCGTCTGACGGACCGGCACATTGTCGGCATCGCGGCCGCCGTGCCCGATGGCGAGCTCGAGATCGTGCCGAGGCGGACACGCGCCATCAATCCGCCTTTGCATGTCTGA
- the cmk gene encoding (d)CMP kinase — translation MTSTFTIAIDGPAGAGKGTLARRLADHYRLNLLDTGLTYRAVAYALIQHALPLENLSAAETAARQVDLAKLDRAVLSAHAVGEAASKVAVFPTVRRILVEKQRAFARTPPGAVLDGRDIGTVVCPDADIKLYVTASAEVRAKRRLAEIESIGGTANFTEILADIVRRDERDMGRADSPLKPAADAHLLDTSEMAIEAAFLAAMAIIDEVMAKRNKA, via the coding sequence ATGACCTCGACCTTCACCATCGCCATCGACGGACCCGCCGGCGCAGGCAAAGGCACGCTCGCCCGGCGTCTCGCCGACCACTACCGGCTGAACCTGCTCGACACCGGCCTCACTTATCGCGCGGTGGCCTATGCGCTGATCCAGCACGCGCTGCCTCTCGAGAATCTCTCGGCGGCCGAAACCGCCGCCCGCCAGGTCGACCTGGCCAAGCTCGACCGCGCGGTGCTGTCGGCACATGCCGTCGGCGAGGCAGCCTCGAAGGTCGCGGTGTTCCCGACCGTGCGGCGCATTCTCGTGGAAAAGCAGCGCGCATTTGCCAGGACGCCGCCGGGCGCGGTGCTGGACGGGCGCGACATCGGCACTGTCGTCTGCCCCGATGCCGACATCAAACTCTATGTGACGGCAAGTGCGGAGGTGCGCGCCAAGCGCCGGCTGGCCGAGATCGAAAGCATCGGCGGCACCGCCAATTTCACCGAAATCCTCGCCGACATCGTGCGCCGGGACGAGCGCGACATGGGCCGCGCCGACTCACCCTTGAAGCCGGCCGCCGACGCGCACTTGCTTGATACCAGCGAAATGGCTATAGAAGCCGCGTTTCTCGCAGCCATGGCGATCATCGACGAGGTCATGGCCAAGAGAAACAAGGCCTGA
- the ssuD gene encoding FMNH2-dependent alkanesulfonate monooxygenase, with amino-acid sequence MTKDVPDLIKVLWFLPTHGDSRYLGTAEGGRSVDLPYLTQVAKAADTLGYYGVLLPTGRSCEDSWVIASALVPQTERLRFLVAVRPGLQSPTLAARMTATLDRISNGRLLINVVTGGDPLENKGDGIFLSHAERYEVTQEFLRIYKRVLSGETVEHEGKHFHIEDGRLLFPPVQTPYPPLYFGGSSDAGSTVAAQEIDKYLTWGEPPTDVERKLDTVRELAEKAGRKLSFGIRLHVIARETTEEAWAAADRLISRLDDATIASAQKVFARMDSVGQARMSALHGGDRAKLEIAPNLWAGVGLVRGGAGTALVGDPDTIAERIDEYRRLGIDTFILSGYPHLEEAYRFGELVLPKLPTDHPVKAAGSSVNTGPFGETIAGDHRPKSLASAS; translated from the coding sequence GTGACCAAGGACGTTCCCGACCTCATCAAGGTTCTGTGGTTTCTGCCGACGCATGGCGACAGCCGTTATCTCGGCACCGCCGAGGGCGGCAGATCGGTCGATCTGCCCTATCTGACGCAAGTGGCGAAGGCGGCCGACACGCTGGGTTATTATGGCGTGCTGCTGCCGACCGGCCGGTCGTGCGAGGATTCCTGGGTGATTGCCTCGGCGCTGGTGCCGCAGACCGAGCGGCTGCGCTTCCTGGTCGCCGTGCGGCCTGGCCTGCAGTCGCCGACGCTCGCCGCGCGCATGACCGCCACGCTCGACCGCATCTCCAACGGGCGCCTGCTCATTAATGTCGTCACCGGCGGCGATCCGCTGGAGAACAAGGGCGACGGCATTTTCCTCTCGCATGCCGAGCGCTACGAGGTGACGCAGGAATTCCTGCGAATCTACAAGCGCGTGCTGAGCGGCGAGACGGTCGAGCACGAGGGCAAGCATTTCCACATCGAGGACGGCAGGCTGCTGTTCCCGCCGGTGCAGACGCCCTATCCGCCGCTCTATTTCGGCGGCTCGTCCGATGCCGGGTCGACAGTGGCGGCGCAGGAGATCGACAAATATCTGACCTGGGGCGAACCGCCCACCGATGTCGAGCGCAAGCTCGATACCGTGCGCGAACTGGCCGAAAAGGCCGGCCGCAAACTCTCCTTCGGCATTCGCCTGCATGTCATCGCACGGGAAACCACCGAGGAGGCCTGGGCCGCCGCCGACAGGCTGATCAGCCGGCTCGACGACGCGACCATCGCATCGGCCCAGAAAGTCTTTGCCCGCATGGATTCGGTTGGTCAGGCGCGCATGAGCGCGCTGCATGGCGGCGACCGCGCCAAACTCGAGATCGCGCCCAATCTTTGGGCCGGTGTCGGCCTGGTGCGCGGCGGCGCGGGGACGGCCTTGGTTGGCGACCCCGACACCATTGCCGAGCGGATCGACGAATACCGGCGCCTCGGCATCGACACCTTCATCCTGTCCGGCTACCCGCATCTGGAGGAAGCCTATCGTTTCGGCGAACTCGTACTGCCGAAGCTGCCGACAGATCATCCGGTCAAAGCCGCCGGCTCGTCGGTCAACACCGGCCCGTTCGGCGAGACCATCGCCGGCGACCACCGGCCGAAGTCGCTCGCCAGCGCCTCGTGA
- a CDS encoding GntR family transcriptional regulator, giving the protein MDLDPSTLNRAFPLRDQIYHKIRNLIVIGQMKPGEVINEVAIAEALGVSRTPVREAVKRISDEGLVTILAQTGTYVAPINRVDLEEAYVIRRALEMESARRAAVKFTPSAGELLEDNMAAHRLAISRGRYATAIQLDDVFHRTIAEICGLPKIWRAVDISKAQMDRGRYLVIPKPGYGEQTIEQHGAILDALKRHDAEGAAQAMEHHIETSFRNTLEVAAELLG; this is encoded by the coding sequence ATGGACCTGGATCCTTCGACGCTCAATCGGGCGTTTCCGCTGCGCGATCAGATCTATCACAAGATCCGCAATCTGATTGTCATCGGCCAGATGAAGCCGGGGGAAGTCATCAACGAGGTGGCCATCGCTGAAGCCCTTGGCGTCTCGCGCACACCGGTGCGCGAAGCGGTCAAGCGCATCAGTGACGAGGGTCTCGTCACCATCCTGGCGCAGACCGGTACCTATGTCGCGCCGATCAACCGCGTCGACCTGGAAGAAGCCTATGTCATCCGCCGCGCCCTGGAGATGGAGAGCGCCAGGCGCGCGGCCGTCAAATTCACGCCATCGGCCGGCGAACTTCTGGAGGACAATATGGCGGCGCACCGGCTTGCCATATCGCGCGGCAGATATGCCACCGCGATCCAGCTCGACGACGTCTTTCACCGCACCATCGCCGAAATCTGCGGCCTGCCGAAAATCTGGCGCGCCGTCGACATCTCCAAGGCGCAGATGGATCGGGGCCGCTACCTCGTCATCCCGAAGCCCGGCTATGGCGAACAGACGATCGAACAGCACGGCGCCATTCTCGACGCACTGAAGCGCCACGACGCCGAAGGCGCCGCGCAGGCGATGGAGCACCACATCGAAACGTCGTTCCGCAACACGCTCGAAGTCGCCGCCGAGCTGCTCGGCTGA
- a CDS encoding helix-turn-helix transcriptional regulator, with product MTDAAALDEVMMTAAQLCARYGSITPMTLYRWLKDERLGFPQPLRINHQRYWKASEIVAWESAHARQSTAVKHAA from the coding sequence ATGACCGATGCCGCCGCTCTAGACGAAGTGATGATGACCGCCGCGCAGCTCTGCGCTCGCTACGGCTCGATCACCCCAATGACCCTTTATCGCTGGCTCAAGGACGAACGCCTCGGCTTTCCGCAGCCGCTGCGCATCAATCATCAGCGCTACTGGAAAGCCTCCGAGATCGTCGCGTGGGAAAGTGCGCACGCCAGGCAGTCGACGGCCGTAAAGCACGCGGCCTGA
- a CDS encoding TIGR02300 family protein: protein MAKTELGTKRIDPETGRKFYDLNKDPIVSPYTGKTYPRSYFEEGKIAALEEEEEVAEKEVDAEDEEGVEVVSLEEADEDVKGDDLPDLGDDEDVDLGDEEDDTFLADEEEEDDDVADMIGVGDDDDEV from the coding sequence GTGGCAAAAACCGAACTTGGCACAAAGCGTATCGACCCCGAGACGGGTCGAAAATTCTACGACCTGAACAAGGACCCGATCGTCTCGCCCTACACCGGCAAGACCTATCCGCGTTCCTATTTCGAGGAAGGCAAGATCGCCGCCCTCGAGGAGGAAGAGGAAGTGGCCGAGAAGGAAGTGGACGCCGAGGACGAAGAGGGCGTTGAAGTCGTCTCGCTCGAAGAGGCCGACGAGGACGTCAAGGGTGACGACCTGCCGGATCTCGGCGATGACGAGGACGTTGATCTCGGCGACGAAGAGGATGACACCTTCCTTGCCGACGAAGAAGAAGAAGACGACGACGTTGCCGACATGATCGGCGTCGGCGACGACGACGACGAGGTCTGA
- a CDS encoding helix-turn-helix domain-containing protein, with amino-acid sequence MGRAALNWSTLDLAKAADVGGNTVNRFEAGQDARVSSVDKMRGALEAAGVIFVDENGEGPGVRLRKSQ; translated from the coding sequence ATGGGGCGCGCAGCCCTCAATTGGAGCACACTCGACCTCGCCAAGGCGGCCGATGTCGGAGGCAATACCGTCAATCGTTTTGAGGCCGGCCAGGATGCTCGCGTCAGCAGTGTCGACAAGATGCGGGGCGCCCTCGAGGCGGCCGGCGTCATCTTCGTTGACGAGAACGGCGAAGGGCCTGGAGTACGGCTGAGAAAATCGCAGTGA
- a CDS encoding tyrosine-type recombinase/integrase: MAKVLTAKAIETAQATTSRREIPDGQLPGLYLVVQTSGAKSWALRYRFAGAPRKLTIGPVLLRREEELPTPPTIGQAMTLPEARTAARGAMQSLSEGRDPSAEKKAAKAAPPSPVDPERDLVRKLGESFVERYCKPRNKSWKEIERQFKAEINPHWGDRRAQEISRRDVLDLLDRIVDRGSPVTANRVFATVRKFFSWLIERDVLRETPCAGVNAPSAETPRDRILNDGEVRLFWRATAELGEPFGTLFRLLLLTGQRREEVGAMTWRELQLDGAEPTWQLPASRTKNGNPHSVPLSKQAIAQIKTVRRKAGKAGLLFTTTGETPVSGFSRAKDRLDAGMLAIAREDAEDRGGDPAKVKPVPHWTLHDLRRTAASGMARLNINLPVIEKLLNHVSGTFSGIVGVYQRHEFSAEKRAAMAAWGNFVDDLMKPTKPNVVPLRSRKQ, translated from the coding sequence ATGGCAAAAGTGCTGACCGCGAAAGCGATCGAGACCGCGCAGGCCACCACAAGCCGGCGCGAAATTCCAGACGGGCAATTGCCTGGCCTCTACCTCGTCGTGCAGACCAGCGGTGCCAAGTCCTGGGCGCTGCGGTATCGCTTCGCCGGCGCGCCTCGCAAGCTGACGATCGGGCCTGTCCTTCTCCGCCGCGAAGAGGAACTGCCAACTCCCCCGACGATCGGCCAGGCCATGACGTTGCCGGAGGCGCGCACCGCTGCGCGCGGGGCCATGCAGTCGCTTTCCGAAGGGCGAGACCCATCTGCCGAGAAGAAGGCGGCAAAGGCCGCGCCGCCGTCCCCCGTCGACCCTGAACGCGATCTTGTGCGCAAGCTGGGCGAGTCGTTCGTCGAGCGCTATTGCAAGCCGCGCAACAAGTCGTGGAAGGAAATCGAGCGCCAGTTCAAGGCCGAGATAAATCCGCATTGGGGCGACAGGCGCGCGCAGGAGATATCGCGCCGTGATGTCCTCGACCTTCTCGACCGCATCGTCGATCGAGGCTCCCCGGTAACGGCGAACAGGGTCTTTGCGACGGTTCGCAAATTCTTCTCCTGGCTGATCGAGCGCGACGTGCTTAGGGAAACACCCTGTGCCGGCGTCAACGCGCCGTCGGCCGAGACCCCGCGCGATAGGATCCTAAACGACGGCGAGGTGCGTCTGTTCTGGCGCGCAACGGCAGAACTCGGCGAGCCGTTCGGCACCCTCTTTCGACTGCTGTTGTTGACCGGCCAGCGTCGTGAGGAGGTTGGCGCGATGACTTGGCGTGAGCTGCAGCTCGACGGCGCCGAACCCACTTGGCAACTGCCGGCATCCCGCACCAAGAACGGCAATCCTCACTCGGTGCCTTTGTCGAAGCAAGCCATCGCCCAAATCAAGACCGTGCGGCGTAAGGCCGGCAAGGCGGGGCTCTTGTTCACGACGACCGGCGAGACGCCTGTGTCGGGCTTCTCCCGCGCAAAGGACAGGCTGGACGCTGGAATGCTTGCCATCGCCAGGGAAGACGCCGAGGATCGCGGCGGCGATCCGGCAAAGGTGAAGCCGGTTCCGCACTGGACGCTCCACGACCTGCGCCGGACGGCCGCCAGCGGCATGGCCAGGCTCAATATCAACCTGCCGGTGATCGAGAAGCTACTCAACCATGTGTCGGGTACATTTTCCGGCATCGTCGGTGTCTACCAGCGGCATGAGTTTTCGGCAGAAAAGCGCGCGGCGATGGCGGCCTGGGGCAACTTTGTCGACGATCTGATGAAACCGACGAAGCCAAATGTTGTGCCGTTGAGGTCGCGAAAACAATGA
- a CDS encoding head maturation protease, ClpP-related: MDVLTKGEILLFGTVGAQFLPDVSFFSDSDVATALAKIGKRDVKVRINSGGGLADQGVAIFNLLKAHAGKVHVAIEGVAASAGSVIAMAGDTITMKTGSLMMIHRAAAYTVGNVGDHEKQIAGLTATDTAMAEIYAARTGRPSAEILAEMTAETWMTGEEAVAKKYATGVEAEASMRAAAFDYRLYTKAPERMVALAAMLAGDWTPPAQKTPANATAKFWEFIKGHGKAVEALASSFDAEFNGRQSAASNLAFSEVWNAAQTGETPADWAPSQHQFATIEPAWAAQAETIRREMADMAATCHLMGKPGRVAAFIAEGCTQRVVYSRLQAEKVAADSVEISNHFPMSEDPHYKPRDHHAVAAGWDKVIDKVNKKFGA, translated from the coding sequence ATGGACGTTCTCACCAAAGGCGAGATCCTGCTTTTCGGCACCGTTGGCGCGCAATTTTTGCCTGACGTTTCGTTCTTCAGCGACAGCGATGTCGCCACCGCCCTCGCAAAAATCGGCAAACGCGATGTGAAGGTGCGCATCAACTCGGGCGGCGGCTTGGCTGACCAGGGTGTCGCTATTTTCAATCTGCTGAAGGCGCACGCCGGCAAGGTCCATGTCGCCATCGAAGGCGTCGCGGCATCCGCCGGATCCGTGATTGCCATGGCAGGCGACACCATCACGATGAAAACCGGCAGCCTGATGATGATCCACCGAGCGGCGGCGTACACGGTGGGCAACGTCGGCGATCATGAAAAGCAGATCGCGGGTCTGACTGCCACCGACACCGCCATGGCCGAGATCTACGCTGCGCGCACTGGCCGCCCGAGCGCCGAGATCCTCGCCGAGATGACCGCCGAAACCTGGATGACGGGCGAGGAAGCGGTGGCGAAAAAATATGCAACCGGAGTCGAGGCCGAAGCGTCGATGCGTGCCGCGGCGTTCGACTACCGTTTGTACACAAAGGCGCCAGAGCGCATGGTCGCGCTCGCGGCGATGCTGGCAGGCGACTGGACGCCACCGGCCCAGAAGACGCCGGCAAACGCCACCGCCAAGTTCTGGGAGTTTATCAAGGGCCACGGCAAGGCCGTCGAGGCGCTCGCATCGTCATTCGACGCCGAGTTCAATGGCCGCCAGTCGGCGGCGTCGAACTTGGCGTTTTCCGAGGTATGGAACGCCGCGCAGACAGGCGAAACGCCGGCGGACTGGGCTCCGAGCCAACATCAGTTCGCGACGATCGAGCCGGCATGGGCCGCCCAGGCCGAGACCATCCGGCGCGAAATGGCAGACATGGCCGCGACATGCCATCTCATGGGCAAGCCTGGGCGCGTGGCCGCCTTCATCGCCGAGGGCTGCACGCAACGTGTCGTGTATTCCCGGCTCCAGGCCGAAAAGGTCGCGGCCGATTCGGTTGAAATCAGCAACCACTTCCCGATGTCCGAGGATCCCCACTACAAGCCACGGGATCATCATGCGGTCGCGGCCGGCTGGGACAAGGTCATCGACAAGGTCAACAAGAAGTTCGGAGCGTAG
- a CDS encoding helix-turn-helix domain-containing protein, with amino-acid sequence MATGPRYSIFQSDALDDTRIGDRHLRVLAVAGTYADNNGWFIVSQSTFAKRVRCARETVNRILRDLVEFGYLRKRGRAGDDGRRLVSQYQVLMDREPVNLARDDAPHVTPRSQGVCDATVTPPVTQLDHTPCDAATSQQGNDPFIERPFSPNGEARALDLVPDGNKDAAFEAWWSRYPEKVGKGAARKAFDQAQRKTSLDVLVAGVERYKASKPADRAWCHPTTWLNQERWLDQPAATAPRTLGDWSLDRLRDMGGENVVDHQH; translated from the coding sequence ATGGCCACCGGTCCGCGCTACAGCATCTTCCAGAGTGACGCGCTCGACGACACTCGCATCGGCGACCGGCATCTTCGCGTGCTGGCGGTGGCCGGCACCTACGCGGACAACAACGGATGGTTTATCGTGAGCCAGTCGACGTTCGCAAAGCGTGTGAGATGCGCGCGCGAAACGGTCAACCGGATACTCCGGGATCTGGTCGAATTCGGCTATTTGCGCAAGCGCGGGCGAGCCGGTGATGATGGCCGGCGCTTGGTCAGCCAGTACCAAGTTTTGATGGACCGCGAGCCTGTCAATTTGGCTCGCGATGATGCCCCCCATGTGACGCCACGATCACAGGGGGTATGTGACGCCACCGTCACACCCCCTGTGACGCAGCTTGATCACACCCCCTGTGACGCAGCTACGTCACAACAAGGAAACGACCCTTTTATAGAACGACCCTTTTCTCCTAACGGAGAAGCGCGCGCGCTCGACCTCGTTCCAGACGGGAACAAGGATGCGGCCTTCGAAGCATGGTGGTCGCGGTATCCTGAGAAAGTCGGCAAGGGAGCGGCGCGCAAAGCATTCGACCAGGCGCAGCGCAAGACCAGCCTCGATGTGCTGGTGGCTGGCGTTGAGCGCTACAAAGCCAGCAAGCCTGCAGATCGGGCATGGTGCCATCCCACTACATGGTTGAACCAGGAGAGGTGGCTAGACCAGCCGGCTGCAACGGCGCCGCGTACCCTTGGTGACTGGTCGCTCGATCGTCTGAGAGACATGGGAGGCGAGAATGTCGTCGACCATCAGCACTGA
- a CDS encoding phage tail tape measure protein, with product MATRNAINVLIKLLGGAEMTAELKTLGTTGETAIKKIDDAAKGVSLATLGGALHNFGSDIVSTFERVAAGIGVISVAVSAAAPFILSLAKSGAEAAQQAGDAAQAAGLQAASYQKLAFAAGEADVSQGQFNTAMASFNKQIVKTADETAKGAGKIGSSLNQTGADIKQGIGYTTQAFADIGVEVVRFGGKADKLKATTRAASTGFDMLGIKVKDAGGKLKDNETLLKQVADAFQKLPDGANKSAIAVKLFGIEGTKLIPFLNQGAKGIQGLEDEAARLGIIFSDDQIKAAEAFNNSLSELKKTTAGLSRQVGLIFAPAFAAAANAFRDIIVRNRVAILDFVRNGVQTATVFIKDFFATLSGRDADVTSNKWLITWRDNIVGFGQDFEHVATGVIIPAMTKLRAAADLTITAINGIFGTNITSGEVLIGATIFKLIGGFGLLRSAILLVVEAIAFLSTALTATPAGRIILAIAAALEVVIAVWERERAKRQGWISSTNAHKAALDELKAAIDAVKAGVPGAEENLKRLAQAHLDSARAALEDAKAQVAQQQQIVDAMKQGGEFAAPLGADIDTQTEALLRANINLAKRTRELDDVQKTLDGKVVGNIEDLRQGTAQAATGVTQLGTAADTSAAKVENLDHQITVFRGGGPGGQLSKETFDVIDGVAHRADQAKQSLDGVAASGKSAADNLKTVSNDVTNSIAAVPNAIKPDAAASAVDGIVTDVNKIAPAAQDAASGVNDALGSIDASSADQAATALVTPFESLPSKIGAIMSGLQGLIQGGFASLSSIVSSLASQINAQIASIISALQQAAAAAASLRSQAASSSSSDSGGSHGGFAGGGHVVGAGGPTSDSILAWLSNGEFVMQAAAVRRFGVGFLNALNQGFLPSLEGFSLGGFVDGFNRSMSQLAIPRMATGGLAPRPATGGATARDSATTTLHFSFPGTGEIFEAFTSDFVASRMTHAAVKAGLLSTGRKPKRS from the coding sequence ATGGCAACCCGCAACGCGATCAACGTCCTGATCAAGCTGCTCGGCGGCGCCGAGATGACGGCCGAGCTGAAGACGCTTGGCACGACCGGCGAGACGGCGATCAAGAAGATCGACGATGCCGCCAAGGGCGTGTCGCTGGCCACTCTCGGCGGCGCCCTGCACAATTTCGGCAGCGACATCGTTTCCACCTTCGAGCGCGTTGCCGCTGGAATTGGTGTGATCAGCGTCGCCGTTTCGGCGGCGGCTCCCTTCATCCTCAGTCTGGCCAAGTCCGGCGCCGAGGCCGCCCAGCAGGCCGGCGACGCGGCGCAGGCGGCCGGCCTGCAGGCGGCTTCCTATCAGAAGCTGGCTTTCGCCGCCGGTGAGGCCGACGTCAGCCAGGGCCAGTTCAACACGGCGATGGCGAGCTTCAACAAGCAGATCGTCAAGACCGCCGACGAGACCGCCAAGGGCGCCGGCAAGATCGGCAGTTCGCTGAATCAGACCGGCGCCGACATCAAGCAGGGCATCGGCTACACCACGCAGGCCTTCGCCGACATCGGCGTCGAGGTCGTCCGCTTCGGCGGCAAGGCGGACAAACTCAAGGCGACGACCAGGGCGGCATCGACCGGTTTCGACATGCTCGGCATCAAGGTCAAGGATGCCGGCGGCAAGCTGAAGGACAATGAAACCCTGCTGAAGCAGGTCGCCGACGCCTTCCAGAAACTGCCGGACGGCGCCAACAAGTCGGCGATCGCGGTCAAGCTGTTCGGCATCGAAGGCACCAAGCTTATCCCGTTCCTGAACCAGGGGGCCAAAGGCATCCAGGGGCTTGAAGACGAGGCGGCGCGGCTGGGAATCATCTTCTCCGACGATCAGATCAAGGCGGCCGAAGCGTTCAACAATTCGTTGTCGGAACTCAAAAAGACCACGGCCGGGCTGTCGCGCCAGGTCGGTCTTATCTTCGCCCCGGCCTTCGCCGCCGCGGCAAATGCTTTCCGCGACATCATCGTGCGCAACCGCGTCGCCATCCTCGATTTCGTCAGGAACGGCGTCCAGACGGCGACGGTCTTCATCAAGGATTTCTTCGCCACGCTGTCCGGCAGGGACGCCGACGTCACGTCAAACAAATGGCTCATCACCTGGCGCGACAACATCGTCGGCTTCGGGCAGGATTTCGAGCACGTCGCGACCGGCGTGATCATCCCGGCCATGACGAAATTGCGGGCCGCCGCCGATCTGACTATTACGGCCATCAACGGCATTTTCGGCACCAACATCACCTCGGGCGAGGTGCTGATCGGCGCCACGATCTTCAAGTTGATCGGTGGTTTCGGACTGCTGCGGTCTGCCATCCTGCTTGTCGTTGAGGCGATTGCGTTTCTCAGCACCGCGCTGACCGCCACTCCCGCCGGACGCATCATCCTGGCTATTGCGGCGGCCCTGGAAGTGGTCATCGCCGTCTGGGAGCGCGAGCGGGCCAAGCGACAGGGCTGGATCAGTTCCACCAACGCGCATAAGGCCGCGCTCGATGAACTGAAGGCGGCTATCGACGCCGTGAAGGCTGGCGTGCCCGGCGCCGAGGAAAACCTCAAGCGCCTGGCGCAGGCGCATCTCGATTCCGCGCGGGCGGCGCTGGAGGACGCTAAGGCGCAGGTCGCGCAACAGCAGCAGATCGTCGACGCCATGAAGCAGGGCGGTGAGTTCGCCGCACCGCTCGGCGCCGACATCGACACGCAGACCGAAGCCCTGCTGCGGGCGAACATCAACCTCGCCAAGCGGACGCGCGAACTCGACGACGTCCAGAAGACGCTCGACGGAAAGGTCGTCGGCAACATCGAGGATCTTCGTCAGGGGACGGCACAGGCCGCAACCGGCGTAACGCAACTCGGCACCGCGGCCGACACCTCGGCCGCCAAGGTCGAAAACCTCGATCATCAGATTACCGTTTTTCGCGGCGGCGGACCGGGCGGCCAATTATCGAAAGAGACATTCGACGTCATCGACGGTGTCGCCCACCGTGCCGACCAGGCCAAGCAGTCTCTCGACGGTGTCGCGGCCAGCGGCAAGTCGGCTGCCGACAACCTGAAGACCGTGTCGAACGACGTCACCAACAGCATCGCCGCGGTGCCCAATGCCATCAAGCCGGACGCAGCTGCGTCCGCCGTCGACGGCATCGTCACCGACGTCAACAAGATCGCGCCAGCCGCGCAGGATGCCGCCAGCGGCGTCAACGACGCGCTAGGCTCGATCGACGCCAGCTCGGCCGACCAGGCGGCAACGGCATTGGTGACGCCGTTCGAAAGCCTGCCGTCCAAGATCGGCGCGATCATGTCCGGCCTGCAGGGCCTGATCCAGGGCGGCTTCGCCAGCCTGTCGTCGATCGTCAGCAGCCTCGCCTCGCAGATCAACGCGCAGATCGCGTCGATCATCTCGGCGTTGCAGCAGGCCGCAGCGGCGGCGGCTTCGCTCAGGTCGCAGGCGGCCAGCTCGTCGTCGTCGGATTCGGGCGGCTCCCATGGCGGTTTCGCTGGCGGCGGCCATGTCGTCGGTGCCGGCGGCCCGACGAGCGACTCGATCCTGGCCTGGCTGTCCAATGGCGAATTCGTCATGCAGGCGGCAGCGGTAAGGCGCTTCGGCGTCGGCTTCCTCAATGCCCTCAACCAGGGTTTCTTGCCGTCGCTGGAGGGATTTTCGCTCGGTGGATTCGTTGATGGCTTCAACCGCTCGATGTCGCAACTGGCGATCCCGCGCATGGCCACAGGCGGCCTGGCGCCTCGACCGGCGACCGGCGGCGCCACAGCTCGCGATTCGGCGACGACGACCTTGCACTTCAGCTTCCCCGGCACCGGCGAGATTTTCGAGGCATTCACCTCGGACTTCGTGGCGTCGCGGATGACGCATGCAGCCGTCAAGGCAGGGCTGTTGTCGACCGGCCGGAAGCCCAAACGCTCATGA